One Ogataea parapolymorpha DL-1 chromosome VI, whole genome shotgun sequence DNA window includes the following coding sequences:
- a CDS encoding putative membrane protein gives MSRLLDLNYQLAYYKAYHFHPKNVRIHLMCIPLIFLTAVIMAGAVDLGPVTLAQAGMIGYGIYYLLLDAGMGLVSLIFVFAAAYSSTFLHSHFPSSQVNLYALSVHVSGWIAQFFGHGYYEKRAPALLDNLIQPLVLAPYFVLWEIAFEFGYRRDLKRTMEKQAKQMRTDAERRRLNVNK, from the coding sequence ATGTCGCGATTATTGGATCTCAATTACCAGCTAGCCTATTACAAGGCCTATCATTTTCATCCAAAAAACGTTCGGATACACTTGATGTGTATTCCGTTGATATTTCTCACAGCGGTGATCATGGCAGGTGCAGTAGATTTGGGCCCCGTCACCCTTGCTCAAGCCGGAATGATCGGTTATGGTATTTATTATCTCTTGTTGGATGCAGGTATGGGCCTTGTCTCTCTGATATTTGTCTTTGCAGCTGCCTATTCTTCTACGTTTTTACATTCTCACTTCCCAAGCTCCCAGGTCAACCTTTATGCACTAAGTGTTCATGTTTCTGGCTGGATTGCACAATTCTTCGGTCATGGATACTATGAGAAACGGGCTCCTGCATTGCTAGACAACCTTATTCAGCCGCTAGTTTTGGCACCATACTTTGTTTTGTGGGAGATTGCATTTGAGTTTGGCTATAGAAGAGATTTGAAGAGAACAATGGAGAAACAAGCGAAACAAATGCGCACGGACGCTGAACGGAGACGATTAAACGTCAACAAATGA
- a CDS encoding 3-ketosphinganine reductase, catalyzes the second step in phytosphingosine synthesis, with the protein MFSNKYNVDGRLVVITGGSQGLGFALAKNLYLKGANVIIISRTKTKLLNCVEEIKKLSQKEDQFVDYVAADLSKYEDCERVYEYLTLKKLLPDDLICCAGIAYPQKFAKIPISKIDEGIDINYKTAVYFVHAMLPLITEKVREQHLVLCSSVIASYAFYGYSQYAPMKAAVKAFGDCMRHELLPYGVKVHTLFPGNFESEGYAQENLTKPALTKEIEGASPAISAEKCAEIVVNSLQNGSLYIYTDFIGWVLGSFSLGLNPREWWFAQIFLSFIGSLVGRLVDLYHEHLIRRQSQEEAKQK; encoded by the coding sequence ATGTTTTCCAATAAGTATAACGTTGATGGTAGGTTGGTTGTGATTACTGGAGGGTCACAAGGCTTAGGCTTTGCTCTGGCAAAGAATTTGTACTTGAAGGGCGCCAATGTCATCATAATCTCACGCACCAAAACGAAATTACTCAACTGCGTGGAAgagatcaagaaactcaGCCAAAAAGAGGACCAATTTGTCGACTACGTGGCAGCGGACCTTTCTAAATACGAAGATTGTGAGAGAGTGTATGAATACTTAACTTTAAAGAAATTACTTCCCGATGATCTCATCTGTTGTGCGGGTATCGCTTATCCACAaaagtttgccaagatcCCAATATCCAAGATTGATGAAGGAATAGACATCAACTATAAAACCGCCGTCTACTTCGTACACGCTATGCTTCCATTAATCACCGAGAAAGTACGGGAACAGCATCTTGTGCTATGTTCTTCTGTCATCGCTTCTTATGCTTTTTACGGCTACTCACAATATGCCCCGATGAAAGCTGCTGTGAAGGCCTTTGGAGATTGCATGCGACATGAGCTTTTACCGTACGGGGTAAAGGTCCACACGTTATTCCCCGGAAATTTTGAATCGGAAGGCTACGCCCAAGAGAACTTGACAAAGCCCGCTTTAACTAAAGAGATAGAAGGTGCTTCCCCCGCCATCTCTGCGGAAAAATGTGCGGAGATCGTGGTGAATTCTCTACAAAATGGCAGCCTTTACATCTATACCGATTTTATCGGCTGGGTCCTGGGATCCTTTAGCTTAGGACTTAATCCAAGGGAATGGTGGTTCGcacaaatatttttaaGCTTCATTGGATCCTTGGTGGGTCGGCTTGTTGATCTATATCATGAGCATCTGATCAGGAGGCAatctcaagaagaagctaAGCAAAAATAA
- a CDS encoding Mitochondrial ribosomal protein of the large subunit, whose amino-acid sequence MTLGKNSKQLRHMLRNLGASLIEHESITTTLAKAKRTQALVENLITKSKHYKESGQLDKLRTKLDAELYKPDVVIPKMLNELTNRYANRNGGYTRIIKLEPRIGDNAPQAMLELVDSSTREMKFWYLARVVARLEQQGLPLDKLTEKNVQALLLHRKNGEQVFRDAVAICKERWYKDIESETKPRMKSDKNGFHKTFTDYEVVPRESQ is encoded by the coding sequence ATGACTCTGGGCAAGAACTCGAAGCAGCTTCGGCATATGCTCAGAAACTTGGGCGCATCTTTGATTGAGCATGAAAGCATTACCACAACGCTTGCTAAAGCAAAGAGAACGCAAGCACTAGTTGAAAATCTGATTACAAAGTCAAAGCATTATAAAGAATCGGGCCAGCTTGACAAGCTGCGTACCAAATTAGATGCCGAACTATACAAACCTGACGTTGTCATACCCAAGAtgctcaacgagctcacTAATCGTTATGCAAATAGAAATGGAGGATACACAAGAATAATAAAACTTGAGCCTCGGATAGGAGACAATGCTCCCCAAGCTATGCTGGAATTAGTGGATTCCTCGACCAGAGAGATGAAGTTCTGGTACCTTGCGCGTGTGGTTGCccggctggagcagcaaGGTTTGCCATTAGACAAGCTGACTGAGAAAAATGTGCAGGCTTTGCTTCTACACAGAAAAAACGGGGAACAGGTTTTCAGAGACGCTGTTGCTATTTGCAAAGAGAGATGGTACAAAGATATCGAGAGCGAGACCAAGCCAAGAATGAAGTCAGACAAGAACGGCTTCCACAAAACTTTTACGGACTACGAAGTTGTTCCGAGAGAAAGTCAATAA
- a CDS encoding eukaryotic translation initiation factor 3 subunit, protein MTEQTTQHAKLTAQEVEIARKYDLTPKFIQFLDRHLIFPLVENLDSIYSSEDVESMEYDLLKDTNMTKFIREKYASLHPGEAIPADLEKKEKAIEEEYARLNAATSKTLEILASKDVQESLKQDKTYNREYLSKNHHIDDAKILELYNFGKFQYNRGDYVVASDLLNNFRLLSVNQDLNLSATWGKISSEIITESWTDALEELNKLREIIDNRHFKGSTLDQLNKRTWLIHFSLFIFFNLENGLESLVDLFFSSSYLSTIQASCPWILRYLVVAVISSKPQLRQKRIKDLVRAVQTEEYEYQDPFTKFVEILFVTYEFDELPEVMKQFKVLSTTDFFIGTLDTAELYKNAQVLVLDTIGKLYKVLSVEQLKKFLNDQNIDNALARDNFKLENDKVLIRGAETGSVYQQVYDKTKAFNFKTNQLLNNAFSINSYNHKQSSQEV, encoded by the coding sequence ATGACCGAACAAACAACACAACATGCTAAGTTGACGGCCCAGGAGGTCGAGATAGCCAGAAAGTATGATCTGACCCCTAAATTCATACAATTTTTGGATAGACACTTGATTTTTCCTCTTGTGGAAAACCTTGACTCGATTTACTCTTCTGAAGACGTTGAGTCTATGGAGTATGATCTATTGAAAGACACCAACATGACCAAGTTTATTAGAGAGAAATATGCTAGTTTGCATCCAGGTGAGGCTATACCTGCCGATCtcgaaaagaaggaaaaggcTATTGAAGAGGAATATGCCCGATTGAATGCGGCAACCAGCAAAACTCTAGAAATCCTTGCATCCAAAGATGTCCAGGAGTCACTGAAACAGGACAAGACTTACAACAGGGAGTATCTTTCGAAAAACCACCACATTGACGACGCAaagattttggaactttacaattttggaaaatttcAGTACAACAGAGGAGATTACGTGGTTGCTTCTGACCTTTTGAACAACTTTAGACTTCTCTCTGTTAACCAGGATTTGAACCTGAGCGCTACCTGGGGTAAAATCTCATCTGAGATCATCACTGAGTCCTGGACTGATGCTCTGGAAGAACTTAACAAGCTCAGAGAGATCATAGACAACAGACATTTCAAGGGGTCCACTCTTGATCAGCTGAACAAGAGAACCTGGTTGATTCACTTCTCGCTAttcattttcttcaacCTCGAAAATGGTCTGGAAAGTCTCGTCGATTTGTTTTTTTCATCTTCATACCTCTCTACCATTCAGGCCTCATGTCCTTGGATTTTGAGATACCTGGTGGTTGCAGTGATAAGTTCCAAGCCACAACTAAGACAGAAAAGAATCAAAGACCTTGTTAGAGCCGTGCAAACAGAAGAATACGAATATCAAGACCCATTCACCAAGTTTGTAGAGATTTTGTTCGTGACCTACGAATTTGATGAGCTACCTGAGGTGATGAAGCAATTCAAAGTGCTTTCCACAACTGATTTTTTCATTGGAACTTTGGACACTGCCGAACTTTACAAAAATGCCCAAGTTCTGGTGTTGGACACCATCGGAAAGCTTTACAAGGTGCTGTCTGTTGAGCAATTGaaaaagtttttgaacgacCAGAACATCGATAACGCACTTGCTAGAGACAACTTCAAGCTTGAGAATGACAAAGTGTTGATTCGTGGTGCCGAGACAGGTTCTGTCTACCAACAAGTCTACGACAAAACCAAGGCATTCAATTTCAAGACTAACCAGCTACTTAACAACGCTTTCAGCATCAACTCCTATAACCATAAACAGTCTTCGCAGGAAGTTTAA
- a CDS encoding Mitochondrial protein of the mitochondrial carrier family yields MKMVVTNSFKEVQNKGLFSLFKGLQLTLWRDVPFSGIYWSSYEYLNGRLQRLQIFSSPEHEHAEIFARSFISGSLSGVLAAIFTNPFDVGKTRLQVTLEDAGSLNKLVNSKSTKESMFKSLHTIYKNEGMSSLFVGLAPRCLKIAPSCAIMISTYEISKKLFADML; encoded by the coding sequence ATGAAGATGGTCGTTACGAACTCGTTCAAAGAAGTGCAAAATAAAGGActtttctctctttttAAAGGGTTGCAATTAACCCTTTGGCGCGATGTTCCATTCAGCGGAATATATTGGTCTTCTTACGAATACCTCAACGGCAGATTACAACGGCTGCAAATTTTCAGCTCGCCAGAGCACGAGCATGCCGAAATATTTGCTAGATCATTTATCAGCGGCTCTCTCTCTGGCGTGCTGGCAGCAATTTTTACCAATCCTTTTGACGTTGGGAAAACACGTCTTCAAGTAACTTTGGAAGATGCCGGGTCTTTGAACAAGCTTGtgaactcaaaaagcaCCAAAGAATCGATGTTCAAATCGTTGCATACCATCTATAAAAACGAGGGCATGAGCTCGCTCTTTGTGGGTCTAGCTCCACGATGCCTGAAAATTGCGCCTTCGTGTGCTATAATGATCTCCACGTACGAAATCAgcaaaaaattatttgcAGACATGTTATAA
- a CDS encoding Pirin-like protein, producing the protein MVSFRTILKSMYCMEQAEGVGAKVRRSIGTMGMRNFSPFLMLDHFNVSPDAGFPDHPHRGQETITLVMKGQFLHEDFTGSSGVLNPGDLQFMTAGKGICHSEMPYSPDGSNVEGMQLWVDLPENLKHTEPRYRDLRDAEIPVAEPNDKVRVKVISGKSYGVESVKDLAYTPVEYYNYTVKPGGEFVQELPSEFNAFLYILKGSLLINGTTIPKYHAVFFNRDGEAIGGSVPEDSEETNFVIIGGQVLNQKIVQHGPFVETSRERIYEAFMDYQYGRNGFERARGWSSKIGHGVDEKLYRVLTGEKDKKDSDVKVDL; encoded by the coding sequence ATGGTTTCTTTTCGTACAATTCTGAAGTCGATGTACTGTATGGAGCAGGCTGAAGGTGTGGGAGCTAAAGTGAGACGTTCCATTGGCACCATGGGCATGAGAAACTTCTCACCATTTCTTATGCTAGACCATTTCAATGTGAGTCCCGACGCTGGATTTCCTGATCATCCTCATCGTGGTCAAGAAACTATCACTCTTGTCATGAAAGGGCAGTTTTTGCACGAAGATTTCACGGGATCTTCCGGCGTTCTCAATCCGGGCGACCTGCAATTTATGACAGCCGGCAAAGGTATCTGCCATTCTGAAATGCCCTATTCTCCAGATGGTTCGAATGTTGAAGGAATGCAACTTTGGGTTGATCTTCCAGAAAATTTGAAGCACACAGAGCCCCGTTATCGCGATTTGCGAGATGCGGAAATTCCAGTGGCAGAGCCAAACGACAAGGTTAGGGTCAAGGTGATAAGCGGCAAGTCGTATGGTGTTGAGTCTGTTAAAGACCTCGCGTACACACCTGTCGAGTACTACAACTACACAGTCAAACCTGGTGGAGAGTTTGTGCAAGAACTGCCTTCCGAGTTCAACGCCTTCTTGTACATCTTGAAAGGGTCTCTCTTGATCAATGGAACCACCATTCCTAAATACCATGCTGTGTTTTTCAATAGGGATGGAGAGGCAATCGGCGGATCGGTTCCAGAAGATAGCGAAGAAACAAATTTTGTTATTATTGGAGGTCAGGTGCTAAACCAAAAAATCGTCCAACACGGTCCTTTTGTTGAGACGTCCAGAGAGCGCATTTATGAGGCCTTCATGGATTACCAGTACGGGCGCAATGGGTTTGAGCGTGCTCGGGGTTGGTCCAGCAAAATTGGTCATGGAGTGGATGAGAAACTTTACCGTGTTTTGACTGGCGAAAAGGATAAGAAGGACAGTGATGTGAAGGTGGATCTgtaa